GCGGCCAATACGGATCTTCGGAGATCGGTCACGGATTCCGCGGCGAGCGGGCGGCGCGGACCTCCGCACCGTCGCGGATCTTGTCCTGGCAGTCCGGACAGACGCGCGGGTCGTCGACGCCGGGCGGCGTGAACACTCGAGCGTACGCGTCGGTCACGAACGAACCGCAGTTCTGACATTCCGGCATGGTTTTACGTTCTATCTATTGGGAAATAATACACTATAATTGTATCGTATATGCAGGATGGAACGAAGGTTGAATCAACGGCTCAGTGGCTCGCATCGATCCACAGAACGAACAAAACCGAAAACGAGGGGACGTCGCCAGACCGACGAACGACGACGAAATCGACAGGTACCGACGATCAGTCAGGCCGCCGGCTCCCAGCCGCAGACGGAACAGATGTCGGCGGCCGTATCGTGGAGGCCGCCACACTCCGGGCACTGCTTCTTGTTATACTCCTGCTCCCACCCTACTTCGTCGACTGAGTGGCCGCGGTCGGTAAGGAACTGGTCAAAAACGTCGTCACCGGCACCATTGGGTGAGGATGCCATACGTGTGTCAATGCTAGGCACAGTATTAAATCGTTGGGTTGCCCCGATGATCTGCCTCATCTTTGCTATACACCCACATACGTCGGACGTATAAGTCAGCGCAACCGCGGAGGCAAACGCGCACGGGCGGCGACTACCCGCGGGTTTTTCCCGGTCTCGGCCCTACGTCGAGGTATGAGCGATCTC
This portion of the Halopiger aswanensis genome encodes:
- a CDS encoding DUF7563 family protein produces the protein MPECQNCGSFVTDAYARVFTPPGVDDPRVCPDCQDKIRDGAEVRAARSPRNP
- a CDS encoding HVO_0416 family zinc finger protein, which produces MASSPNGAGDDVFDQFLTDRGHSVDEVGWEQEYNKKQCPECGGLHDTAADICSVCGWEPAA